Within Paenibacillus sabinae T27, the genomic segment TGATATCCGTAACTATCAGCCGGGCGATCCGATGAGCCGGGTGCATTGGAAAAATACGGCCCGCCGCGGCTTCCTCCAAAGCCGCGTTCCCGAAAGGGAGAAAGGGCGCATGCTCTGCGTCGTCCTGGACAACTGCCCAAGCTCCTATGAAATACCGTGGGAGTCGCTTCCTCCAAGGGGACATTCCGCGCCGTGGGAACCGCCCTTCGAACGGGCCGTTTCGGCGGCCTTGGGTCTGCTGCTTAGCGCGGAACGCGCGGGCGCCTACACCCAATTGTTCACCGGGGGCTGGCCGGAAGGGATGGCCAGATACGATGGACTGGGCGTCATCCCGGGACGGGTGCTCGATACCCTGTCGGAGATCGCGGCGGACGGAACCCGCACGCTGTCCAGACTGCTCGAAGACGCTTCCCGGCAATGGATTCCCGGCATGCGCGTTGCGGTGATCACAGGCAGTCCCGACCGGGAAGCGGCGCTGACCATCTCCCGGCTGCTCACTCAGGGGATCAAGGTGGATCTGTATTATGTATGGGACAGGAAGGCTCCGGAAAAGCGGAATCCGGCTCCCGGCCCCGGGCAGCGGCGCCCTTCTGCCGAAGCGGGGGTGCATGTTTCCGATTCCGCTCCGGTCCTGAGCGACAAGATCACCGCCTTGTATGAACCCGGGCAGGGCGGAGGTCACGCATCGCCGGAGCCGTTGCCCGGCCTTGGCGGAAGCGAAGCGTCAGGACCCGCACCCGCCGCGACGATCTGCGGCAGCCTGGGCCGTCAGGGAGCCGGCCTGTACTGCCTGGAGCCTGTCCCGCCGGCCGGATCAAGCGGGGAGGGGAGCACGGATGGAGAAGTCCGCAAACCGTCGGCTCGTTAAGCTGCCTGTTACTAACAGCCTTCCGCTGTCCGGGATGGATAGACCGGAGTGGTACCGCTTGGACGGAGGAAGCCCCCAAAGCGTACCTGACCGGGCACCGCTGTACAGTGCCCCGCTTTGGCAGTCGGGTCGCAAGGAATCGGGGGTTCGGGCCGCCGGTGTCTCTTCCCATGAGGCAGGCGGAGCCGGTTGCGCTTCAGCCGAAACGTCACTCACCTATCGCACGCTGTTCTCCCTGTCCCTGTTCGGGTTGTTTGCGGACTGGCTGCATCCGCTGTACCGGATGAACCTTGGGACG encodes:
- a CDS encoding DUF58 domain-containing protein; the protein is MKSIRQTGLPPTSPNISLPGQWARALAAAGIVAGLYGSLGGSALLFLLIFIGLVMLGGLLLQTLGPRKIELAHTLSSSQPTAGNGVLVAVSLSFRSRLPIPWLMIEERWTCGDHRLLLFPGFRREFQYTYRLEGLTRGRQQLLCCRVSWGDLPGWFTGTTATEAGHSFKVLPSPLYLGKRQSEEGAGWLPDQVPSRGRQRPDEGFDIRNYQPGDPMSRVHWKNTARRGFLQSRVPEREKGRMLCVVLDNCPSSYEIPWESLPPRGHSAPWEPPFERAVSAALGLLLSAERAGAYTQLFTGGWPEGMARYDGLGVIPGRVLDTLSEIAADGTRTLSRLLEDASRQWIPGMRVAVITGSPDREAALTISRLLTQGIKVDLYYVWDRKAPEKRNPAPGPGQRRPSAEAGVHVSDSAPVLSDKITALYEPGQGGGHASPEPLPGLGGSEASGPAPAATICGSLGRQGAGLYCLEPVPPAGSSGEGSTDGEVRKPSAR